The Williamsia sp. DF01-3 genome has a window encoding:
- a CDS encoding alternate-type signal peptide domain-containing protein: MKKQTKAAVAAGAGAILLLGGAGSLAYWNDEGTSPGGEISSGQLSLEDCTDGGTWTDVNNGTPIASITDFRIVPGDQVSYTCETAVNATGDNLTATLSVDLGDVTGDTALEAALNPVVSATSNGVTLPGGPTGVQIVPTGAAQPIVVTVTMTFDPGTLGTTAQNETINLSATTLTLVQNTNPVTP; the protein is encoded by the coding sequence ATGAAGAAGCAAACCAAAGCAGCAGTTGCCGCCGGCGCGGGAGCCATCCTTCTACTCGGCGGTGCCGGCAGCCTTGCCTACTGGAATGACGAGGGCACCTCTCCTGGCGGGGAGATCAGTTCCGGCCAGCTGTCGCTCGAGGACTGCACCGACGGCGGAACCTGGACCGATGTCAACAACGGCACCCCGATCGCGAGCATCACCGATTTCCGCATCGTCCCCGGCGACCAGGTTTCGTACACCTGCGAGACCGCCGTCAACGCCACCGGAGACAACCTCACTGCAACTCTGTCCGTCGACCTCGGCGACGTCACCGGAGATACAGCGCTGGAGGCGGCGCTGAACCCGGTGGTGTCGGCAACCTCAAACGGCGTCACACTCCCGGGCGGCCCCACGGGAGTACAGATTGTTCCCACAGGAGCAGCTCAGCCCATCGTCGTCACGGTGACAATGACATTCGACCCAGGCACCTTGGGTACGACCGCGCAGAACGAGACGATCAATCTCTCTGCCACGACGCTCACCCTGGTCCAGAACACCAATCCAGTTACTCCCTAA